The DNA sequence AACGCCGAGTTGAGGTACCCACAAGACTCTCGAGAGGCACCCGCGTTACTTGCACGTCCTCTTTATTGGTTGCATAGGCTACATATAACGCATTTTGCCACACCACAGCCTTTGGGTAACTGTAGCCTATCCGTTTGTACTGCCCTTCGAACCGCATGGGCTGTAAATCCGCTCCCCCCGAACGCAATAAATAGGCTTTGTTAAATTCTCGCCCGTTTTTACTCAGAGAAATAACCAGCGGAATGCGCGTTTTATTGTGGCTAGGGTTATTCACGAGGTACGCAGTGCCATCCGGTAAATTTCCGGCACACTGTTTTGAGCGAGAGTCAGGAAAATTTGTTACTGTCGGTTTTGTCCATGTTTTTCCATTATCCCTACTGATAGAAGCCAGTTTTTTAAATGTGCTCGCCTGATCCCGAAAAACCATAACCGGGTTACCATCGGCACGGTAAAACCAACTTGGCTCAATCTCCCTGCTAGTATTTTTATTGAACGGCAAATTGGCCATTTCGCCTTTCGTCCAACCCGCTATACCCAGCCTATCATCAGTAAAATAAGGCGCAACTTTTAACCCTGGCGGCTGATGAAACGCACTAATAATTCTACCGTTTGGAAGCGCATGAACATCTTGCTCAAACACCCCGTCTACCGGCTGCCCGGTGTTGGCTAACACCCTCTTGGGTTCCGACCAACGAACACCGTCTTGGCTTAACCTATATTCTGTGTACCCGGCTTTCGGCTCAAGTTCTTTTGGCCACACATTAACGTAAGCCACTAAGATTTCACCATCAGTCCACCAACCACCACTGGTGCGCATGCCGTTGTCCAACGTTGGGGCCAGTACCAAAGGCGACGACCAATTAATACCCCCTAGCGCACGACTATAAGCCACCCAAGTATCAGCGGAGTCTTCGTCACGATTGGAACTTTGCCACTGAGCATA is a window from the Teredinibacter franksiae genome containing:
- a CDS encoding sialidase family protein, with the protein product MAFFKKSVFCFYLTLIGFAGLSFAKEPEGKPFYATSELFDFSQPESLGLVFAKHTITNTVYKPSGDSDQYANGAVLIGFKGYLYAQWQSSNRDEDSADTWVAYSRALGGINWSSPLVLAPTLDNGMRTSGGWWTDGEILVAYVNVWPKELEPKAGYTEYRLSQDGVRWSEPKRVLANTGQPVDGVFEQDVHALPNGRIISAFHQPPGLKVAPYFTDDRLGIAGWTKGEMANLPFNKNTSREIEPSWFYRADGNPVMVFRDQASTFKKLASISRDNGKTWTKPTVTNFPDSRSKQCAGNLPDGTAYLVNNPSHNKTRIPLVISLSKNGREFNKAYLLRSGGADLQPMRFEGQYKRIGYSYPKAVVWQNALYVAYATNKEDVQVTRVPLESLVGTSTRR